The nucleotide sequence caaatatttatttttaaattactATATATATGATTGATATTTTCTTCCTGTAACTGAATCATCTTCCTGTATATATGTCTACGTAGTTCTTTAACAAATgtcgagtcgggggtctcactggaagcagcctctctattcctacgggttAGAGGTAAGGCTGGCTACAtattaccctcctcagaccctaccttaactttgttattggtgggatttactgagtatgatgatgatgacgatgagtTCTTTAACAAATGTGAGTGTGATTCTTCTTCTACCACTTTCTCCTCATCAATAACCGCAATACTATGAGCGTTTTAAGTTTAGATAAACATAAGGCGTAAATGAGCCGAGCTAGAAATAAGCCAAGCTTAAACGAGCTTGAGCTCGAGttcgagcctaaaaacaagcttgTTTGAGAAATCCTTTGAAATTATTATACCATCTCAACATTATTAGCTGTCGTGTAGTACTGTGTTGTAAATTGTCCTCGCAGCCGATGGACTGCTCACCACCCTATATAGACGGCAGACTGCTCCCCTTTCAAAGTGCAACTATAGTTTTTTTTCTCGAATTTACTTCATCTGATGGGATATAGATTGTGGGTTGTACATTGCTCATAACATTCATTGCTAGCTAATGCAGTTTTGGCAcgtgtgtgttttttttaaatactacGTTTTTTACTTATATTTTCTTAATAGCATGTTTGTTATTTTTAAAAAGCCTGTAAGGCTCATGGTATACGCCACACACGGATGCTACGAATAAGAAACTTAACAAACGTATAATACAATGTATCACGAGAAAATTGACAAACTCACAGTAAACGAATACCGCATAGTAAATTGTcgtcccgccgcatcgcgcgggtatacgtctagtatatatatatattatatatatatatatatatatatatatatatatatatatatatatatatatatatatatatatatatatatataaagtaataacaaattaataattAAGATGAAGGATTACCCATCAACAGTGTTTTTCAACTCCCACCCAACCAACCAGCTGCTTCTTTCAGAGCATCTCTCCATCTCCGAGAACCCTCTTTCTCTACATGTTTTGCAAAGGCTTTTCCGACTGACCCACTTTGGTTGCGGACTTCAGTGGGTTCCACATCATAGAAGACGGGATAAGCAGTCTGATCCTTTGTTTTTTGGCACTCCATAATCTTGACCAGCTCGTCTAAGCACCAAGATGAAGATGCATAGTTCTTGGAGAAAATAATGATGTGGCATTTCGAATCTTCAATGGATCTGATGAGTTGGTCATTGATCCTTTTCCCTTTCTCGATTCTTTCGTCATCTTTGTAAGTAATAATGCCTTTATCATTAAGGGCGTGATAAAGATGATCAACAAAGTTTTTGCGGGTGTCTTCTCCTCGAAAACTCAAAAAAACATCGTATTTAAAGCTCTTTTGAATGGATGAAACTGAATCAGATGCCATTAAATATATGGAAGGATTGAAAGAAATGAAATATTTGTCAATGGGGAGAAATTATATGAACCAGTATTAGATTACTCTTTGGAAAACCTTATAGTTAAATGTATGGTTAAAGACATGCATATATATATGGGCGAGTGCTGACCAGGTCCTATATCTACCAAGCCAACtaatcttatattttattttgttttcttcgTTGTAGCTGACTTAAGGGCCCACTGCCAACCCGGTCCAAGACATACCAAGTCAAccaaattttatttaaaattaggACGTTGTTTTATTTTACATATTGTATATTTACCTATTTGTTATTTCTTTACATTTCTAAAATTgcattattatttagtttatatatTAATGACTAATAAGGAAggaagattgagatggtttgggcatgtgaagtgGAGACAAATGACGGCAccagttagagtagtggaaactcTTAGTGTGGTTTGGGCTTCAAAATGGAACCAGAGAGCGTACTTTAGTACAAGAAAAGTGAAGCTAGATTATGACCTCTTATGCATGGCTGTCCTGGTTCAGGAAATAATAAATGTCGACTATGCATTTGTTATTCATACCACAAATCCATCTCCAGGAGATCCATCAGAGATATACGCCGAGGTAATTAGAAAATATTAACATTTTTAATGTTTCATGTCAAATGTTACATTTATGTTGCCTACAATGGATTAATAATATTCAGTTGAACAGTTGAACAGATATGGAAATATAAAACTGTCTATAACTATTTGTTGTGCTAACAGGTTGTACAGGGACTTGGGGAGACTTTGGTCGGAGCTTTATCCAGGTCGGGCTTTAAGTTTCATTGCCAAGAAAGACATGCTCGACTCTCCTAAGGTACATCAGTCTATTTCCAAATTTCATTTTCTAAATAAATATATTAGTTAAAAGGAATTAAAAATTATAGTTTCATATACAACCATGTTGAATTCTGTAGGTTTTGGGTTACCCAAGCAAAC is from Helianthus annuus cultivar XRQ/B chromosome 9, HanXRQr2.0-SUNRISE, whole genome shotgun sequence and encodes:
- the LOC110875303 gene encoding TMV resistance protein N-like, whose translation is MASDSVSSIQKSFKYDVFLSFRGEDTRKNFVDHLYHALNDKGIITYKDDERIEKGKRINDQLIRSIEDSKCHIIIFSKNYASSSWCLDELVKIMECQKTKDQTAYPVFYDVEPTEVRNQSGSVGKAFAKHVEKEGSRRWRDALKEAAGWLGGS